A part of Pseudomonas sp. HR96 genomic DNA contains:
- a CDS encoding PrkA family serine protein kinase — protein sequence MSIFSHFQQRFESTRQEELSLQEYLELCKKDRSTYASAAERILMAIGEPELLDTSTNSRLSRIFSNKVIRRYPAFEDFHGMEDCIDQIVSYFRHAAQGLEEKKQILYLLGPVGGGKSSLAEKLKQLIEKIPFYAIKGSPVFESPLGLFNATEDGAILEEDFGIPRRYLNTIMSPWATKRLAEFGGDISQFRVVKLYPSILNQIGVAKTEPGDENNQDISALVGKVDIRKLEEYSQNDADAYSYSGALCRANQGMMEFVEMFKAPIKVLHPLLTATQEGNYNSTEGLGAIPFNGILLAHSNESEWHSFRNNKNNEAFIDRIYIVKVPYCLRVSDEIKIYDKLLFNSSLSKAHCAPDTLKMLAQFTVLSRLKEPDNSNIYSKMRVYDGENLKDTDPKAKSILEYRDSAGVDEGMNGLSTRFAFKILSKVFNFDPHEIAANPVHLLYVLEQQIEQEQFPAEVRERYLRYLKEYLAPRYIEFIGKEIQTAYLESYSEYGQNIFDRYVLYADFWIQDQEYRDPETGEILNRVALNEELEKIEKPAGISNPKDFRNEIVNFVLRARANNNGKNPTWLSYEKLRVVIEKKMFSNTEDLLPVISFNAKASKEDQQKHNDFVSRMVERGYTDKQVRLLSEWYLRVRKSQ from the coding sequence ATGAGTATTTTTAGCCACTTCCAGCAACGCTTCGAATCCACACGCCAGGAAGAGCTGTCGCTGCAGGAGTATCTGGAACTCTGCAAAAAGGACCGAAGCACCTACGCTTCGGCTGCCGAACGCATTCTGATGGCGATCGGCGAGCCCGAGTTGCTCGACACGTCGACCAACTCCAGGCTGTCGCGCATCTTTTCCAACAAGGTGATCCGTCGCTATCCGGCGTTCGAGGACTTCCATGGCATGGAAGACTGCATCGACCAGATCGTCTCGTACTTCCGCCACGCGGCCCAGGGCCTCGAAGAGAAGAAACAGATCCTTTACCTGCTTGGCCCGGTGGGCGGCGGCAAATCCTCGCTGGCCGAGAAGCTCAAGCAACTGATCGAAAAAATACCGTTCTACGCCATCAAGGGCTCGCCGGTGTTCGAGTCGCCTCTGGGGCTTTTCAACGCCACCGAAGACGGGGCGATTCTCGAGGAAGACTTCGGCATTCCCCGACGTTATCTCAACACCATCATGTCGCCTTGGGCGACCAAGCGGCTGGCCGAGTTCGGGGGCGACATCAGCCAGTTCCGCGTAGTCAAACTCTATCCTTCCATCCTCAACCAGATCGGCGTGGCCAAGACCGAACCCGGCGACGAGAACAACCAGGACATCTCGGCGCTGGTAGGCAAGGTCGACATCCGCAAACTCGAGGAATATTCCCAGAACGACGCAGACGCCTACAGCTACTCAGGCGCACTGTGCCGGGCCAACCAAGGCATGATGGAATTCGTCGAGATGTTCAAGGCGCCCATCAAAGTGCTGCACCCGCTGCTCACCGCCACTCAGGAAGGCAACTACAACAGCACCGAGGGCCTGGGCGCCATCCCGTTCAACGGCATACTGCTGGCCCACTCCAACGAATCGGAGTGGCACAGCTTTCGCAACAACAAGAACAACGAAGCCTTCATCGACCGGATCTACATCGTCAAGGTGCCGTACTGCCTGCGCGTCAGCGATGAAATCAAGATCTACGACAAGCTGCTGTTCAACAGCTCGCTGTCCAAGGCGCACTGCGCGCCTGACACCCTGAAAATGCTCGCGCAATTCACCGTACTGTCGCGGCTCAAGGAACCGGACAACTCCAACATCTACTCGAAGATGCGCGTGTACGACGGTGAAAACCTCAAGGACACCGACCCCAAGGCCAAGTCGATCCTCGAATACCGCGACAGCGCGGGCGTGGACGAGGGCATGAACGGCCTGTCGACGCGCTTTGCCTTCAAGATCCTGTCCAAGGTATTCAACTTCGACCCGCACGAGATCGCCGCCAACCCGGTCCACCTGCTGTATGTACTGGAACAGCAGATCGAACAAGAGCAGTTCCCGGCAGAAGTCCGCGAACGCTATCTGCGCTATCTCAAGGAGTACCTGGCACCGCGCTACATCGAATTCATCGGCAAGGAGATCCAGACCGCCTACCTGGAATCCTACAGCGAGTATGGGCAGAACATCTTCGATCGGTATGTGCTGTACGCCGACTTCTGGATTCAAGACCAGGAATACCGCGACCCCGAAACGGGCGAAATCCTCAACCGCGTGGCCCTTAACGAAGAACTGGAAAAAATCGAGAAACCGGCCGGCATCAGCAATCCGAAGGATTTCCGCAACGAGATCGTCAACTTCGTGCTGCGCGCCCGTGCCAACAACAACGGCAAGAATCCGACCTGGCTGAGCTACGAGAAGCTGCGGGTGGTGATCGAGAAGAAGATGTTCTCCAACACCGAAGACCTGCTGCCGGTCATCAGCTTCAACGCCAAGGCCAGTAAGGAAGATCAGCAAAAGCACAATGACTTCGTCAGCCGTATGGTTGAGCGCGGTTACACCGACAAGCAGGTCAGGTTGTTGTCGGAGTGGTACCTGAGGGTCCGTAAATCCCAGTAG
- the tsaD gene encoding tRNA (adenosine(37)-N6)-threonylcarbamoyltransferase complex transferase subunit TsaD gives MLVLGLETSCDETGVALYDSERGLLADALFSQIDLHRAYGGVVPELASRDHVKRMLPLIRQVLAEADCVPTEIDAIAYTAGPGLVGALLVGASCAQALAFAWGIPALGVHHMEGHLLAPMLEAQPPEFPFVALLVSGGHTQLVRVDGIGRYELLGETLDDAAGEAFDKTAKMMGLNYPGGPEIARLAAQGVAGRFTFPRPMTDRPGLEFSFSGLKTSALNTWQHCRNAGDDGEQTRSDIALAFQQAVVETLTIKCKRALKQAELKRLVIAGGVSANKALRESLEDMLGGLGGEVFYARPQFCTDNGAMIAYAGCQRLQAGQHESLAISVQARWPMEQLAAI, from the coding sequence ATGCTAGTACTGGGATTGGAAACATCCTGCGACGAAACAGGTGTCGCATTATATGACAGCGAGCGCGGCCTGCTGGCCGACGCCCTGTTCAGCCAGATCGACCTGCACCGGGCCTACGGTGGTGTGGTCCCCGAGCTGGCTTCGCGCGACCACGTCAAGCGCATGCTGCCGCTGATCCGCCAGGTACTGGCCGAGGCTGACTGCGTGCCCACCGAGATCGACGCCATCGCCTACACCGCCGGGCCCGGCCTGGTCGGCGCGTTGCTGGTAGGGGCGTCGTGCGCCCAGGCGCTGGCGTTTGCCTGGGGCATTCCGGCGCTGGGGGTGCATCACATGGAAGGCCACCTGCTGGCGCCGATGCTCGAAGCGCAGCCCCCCGAGTTTCCGTTCGTCGCCCTGCTGGTTTCCGGCGGCCACACCCAGCTGGTGCGGGTCGATGGCATCGGCCGCTACGAGTTGCTCGGCGAGACCCTGGACGATGCGGCAGGCGAGGCGTTCGACAAGACCGCGAAAATGATGGGCCTCAACTATCCAGGCGGGCCGGAGATCGCCCGGCTGGCGGCTCAGGGCGTGGCGGGGCGCTTCACCTTCCCGCGGCCGATGACCGACCGACCTGGCCTGGAATTCAGCTTCAGCGGCTTGAAGACCTCGGCGCTCAACACCTGGCAGCACTGCCGCAATGCTGGGGACGACGGCGAACAGACCCGCAGCGACATTGCTCTGGCCTTCCAACAGGCGGTGGTAGAGACTCTGACCATCAAGTGCAAGCGTGCCCTCAAGCAGGCTGAGCTCAAGCGCCTGGTGATCGCTGGTGGGGTAAGTGCCAACAAGGCCCTGCGCGAGTCCCTGGAAGACATGCTCGGTGGGCTGGGCGGAGAAGTGTTCTACGCGCGGCCGCAGTTCTGCACCGACAACGGCGCGATGATCGCTTATGCCGGTTGCCAGCGTCTGCAGGCAGGCCAGCATGAAAGTCTGGCGATTTCGGTGCAGGCGCGCTGGCCGATGGAGCAGTTGGCGGCGATCTGA
- the folK gene encoding 2-amino-4-hydroxy-6-hydroxymethyldihydropteridine diphosphokinase, translated as MSLTKVLLGLGSNVDRETHLCAGLEALDAFLHDLQCSPVFESQPVGIKSGPFFNLVVSAQTDLPLVELDRRLKFIEADNGRYAPQRRGLPLDIDVLTYGELVGNFDGLVLPRAEILRNAFVLWPLSLIAPDDMHHGEGKRFATLWQEAQIDQVLAPVRFEWRGRDLTQSLIRL; from the coding sequence ATGTCGCTGACCAAGGTTTTGCTCGGCCTGGGCAGCAATGTCGACCGAGAGACCCATCTATGCGCCGGGCTCGAGGCCCTCGATGCTTTTCTGCACGACCTGCAGTGCTCGCCGGTGTTCGAGAGCCAGCCGGTGGGCATCAAGAGCGGGCCGTTCTTCAACCTGGTGGTCTCGGCCCAGACCGACCTGCCGCTGGTGGAGCTGGACCGCCGGCTGAAGTTCATCGAGGCCGACAACGGCCGCTACGCGCCGCAGCGGCGCGGCCTGCCGCTGGACATCGACGTGCTGACCTACGGTGAGCTGGTGGGCAATTTCGACGGCCTGGTCTTGCCGCGCGCCGAGATCCTCAGGAATGCCTTCGTGTTGTGGCCGCTGTCGCTGATTGCTCCCGACGATATGCACCACGGCGAGGGCAAGCGCTTTGCGACCTTGTGGCAGGAGGCGCAGATCGATCAGGTGCTGGCGCCGGTGCGTTTCGAGTGGCGCGGGCGGGATTTGACGCAATCTCTGATCCGTCTTTAA
- a CDS encoding multifunctional CCA addition/repair protein: MHIYKVGGAVRDRLLGLPVSDIDWVVTGATAEQMTELGYRPVGMDFPVFLHPHSQEEYALARTERKSGRGYGGFVFHASPDVTLEQDLIRRDLTINAMAEDDQGNLTDPYNGQQDLAARILRHVSPAFAEDPLRVLRVARFAARYASLGFRVADETLALMRHLSESGELQALTPERSWKEISRALLEPQPQVFIQVLRDCGALQQLLPEVDALFGVPQPAAHHPEIDSGVHTLSVLQQAARFAQPLTVRWACLLHDLGKGTTPASEWPRHIAHEHRGLKLIAAVNQRYKVPKDCAELALLVGQYHTHGHRALELKPSTLLELLQSFDVYRRPQRFEEFVVCCEMDARGRLGLEDRAYPQADYLRGAAQAAREVAVQPLLEQGFRGPELGEALKRERLKVLSEYKASAAR, encoded by the coding sequence ATGCACATCTACAAAGTCGGCGGCGCGGTTCGCGATCGTCTCCTGGGCTTGCCGGTCAGCGACATCGACTGGGTCGTGACCGGCGCCACTGCCGAACAGATGACCGAGCTCGGCTATCGCCCGGTGGGCATGGACTTTCCGGTGTTCCTCCATCCGCACAGCCAGGAGGAATATGCCCTGGCGCGCACCGAGCGCAAGAGCGGCCGCGGCTACGGGGGTTTCGTCTTCCACGCCAGCCCTGACGTCACGCTGGAGCAGGATCTGATCCGCCGCGACCTGACGATCAACGCCATGGCCGAGGACGACCAAGGCAACCTGACCGACCCCTACAACGGCCAGCAAGACCTTGCAGCACGCATCTTGCGTCACGTATCACCGGCATTCGCCGAAGATCCCCTGCGCGTCCTGCGGGTCGCGCGGTTTGCCGCACGCTACGCCAGCCTCGGCTTCAGGGTGGCGGATGAGACCTTGGCGCTGATGCGCCATTTGAGCGAATCTGGCGAGTTGCAGGCGCTGACCCCGGAACGCAGCTGGAAGGAAATTTCCCGCGCGCTGCTGGAGCCGCAACCCCAGGTGTTTATCCAGGTGCTACGCGACTGCGGCGCCCTGCAGCAGCTTCTGCCCGAGGTGGATGCGCTGTTCGGGGTGCCACAGCCCGCCGCCCACCATCCGGAAATCGACAGCGGCGTGCACACCCTCAGCGTGCTGCAACAGGCGGCCCGTTTCGCCCAACCGCTGACCGTACGTTGGGCCTGCCTGCTGCATGACCTGGGCAAGGGCACCACGCCCGCCAGCGAGTGGCCGCGGCACATTGCCCACGAGCACCGCGGGCTCAAACTGATCGCAGCGGTGAACCAGCGCTACAAGGTGCCCAAGGATTGCGCCGAATTGGCTCTGCTGGTGGGGCAGTACCATACCCACGGCCATCGCGCCCTGGAGCTCAAGCCCTCGACCCTGCTGGAGCTGCTGCAGAGTTTTGACGTCTATCGTCGCCCGCAGCGGTTCGAAGAGTTCGTGGTCTGTTGCGAAATGGACGCTCGAGGACGGCTCGGGCTGGAGGACCGCGCTTATCCGCAGGCGGACTACCTGCGTGGCGCCGCCCAGGCGGCTCGCGAAGTCGCAGTCCAGCCGCTGCTGGAGCAGGGCTTCAGGGGCCCGGAGCTGGGCGAAGCGTTGAAGCGCGAGCGGCTCAAGGTGCTCAGCGAGTACAAGGCCTCGGCTGCGCGATAA
- the dnaG gene encoding DNA primase, with protein MAGLIPQGFIDDLLNRTDIVDVVTSRLSMKKAGKNYTACCPFHKEKTPSFSVSPDKQFYYCFGCGAGGNALGFIMDHDNLDFPQAVEELAKAAGMEVPREESRGGHKPRQPTDSPLYPLLTAAAEYYRQALKSHPTRKAAVDYLKGRGLSGEIARDFGLGFAPPGWDNLFKHLSSDTLQQKAMIDAGLLIENAESGKRYDRFRDRVMFPIRDSRGRVIAFGGRVLGDDKPKYLNSPETPVFHKGQELYGLFEARKHNRNLDEIIVVEGYMDVIALAQQGLRNAVATLGTATSEEHLKRLFRVVPSVLFCFDGDQAGRKAAWRALEAALPNLQDGRKARFLFLPEGEDPDTLVRSEGTDAFRARINQHAQPLAEYFFQQLSDEADPRSLEGKAHMATLAAPLIEKVPGANLKALMRRRLSEITGLSGEAMSTLVHNAPSEAPPAYDPLVDYDAVPDYSPDYAAHDWQPQQEWQPQQPAWQPNQAGGQKKKWEGKPWDKKGKRDFEPRPPPRTPATVEPPTLSALRTLLHHPQLAEKVEDASHFADEQHVYAQLLVALLEALQKNPKLRSLQLIARWHGTDQGRLLRALAEKEWLIDADNLEQQFFDTITSLSARQRERSLEHLLRKARQSELSAEEKNQLRDLLSRNVLAQTPTSTGA; from the coding sequence ATGGCCGGCCTGATCCCCCAAGGCTTTATCGACGACCTGCTCAACCGCACCGACATTGTCGACGTGGTGACTTCGCGTCTGTCGATGAAAAAGGCCGGCAAGAATTACACCGCCTGCTGCCCGTTCCACAAGGAAAAGACGCCGTCGTTCAGCGTCAGCCCGGACAAACAGTTCTACTACTGCTTTGGCTGCGGCGCCGGGGGCAATGCGCTGGGCTTCATCATGGACCACGACAACCTGGATTTCCCCCAGGCGGTCGAGGAACTGGCCAAGGCCGCCGGCATGGAAGTGCCGCGCGAAGAAAGCCGGGGCGGCCACAAACCGCGCCAGCCGACCGATTCGCCGCTGTACCCGCTGCTCACCGCCGCTGCCGAGTACTACCGCCAGGCGCTCAAGAGCCACCCTACCCGCAAGGCTGCGGTGGACTACCTCAAGGGCCGCGGCCTGTCCGGCGAGATCGCCCGGGATTTCGGCCTGGGGTTCGCGCCGCCCGGCTGGGACAATCTTTTCAAGCACCTGAGCAGCGATACTCTGCAACAAAAGGCCATGATTGACGCCGGCCTGCTGATCGAGAACGCCGAGAGCGGCAAGCGCTACGACCGCTTCCGCGACCGGGTGATGTTCCCCATCCGCGACAGCCGCGGCCGGGTCATCGCCTTCGGCGGGCGGGTCCTGGGCGACGACAAGCCCAAGTACCTGAACTCCCCGGAAACGCCGGTTTTCCACAAGGGCCAGGAGCTGTACGGGCTGTTCGAGGCGCGCAAGCACAACCGCAACCTCGACGAGATCATCGTGGTCGAAGGCTACATGGACGTCATTGCGCTGGCTCAGCAGGGCCTGCGCAATGCCGTGGCCACCCTGGGCACCGCCACCAGCGAAGAGCACCTCAAGCGGCTGTTTCGCGTGGTGCCCAGCGTGCTGTTCTGCTTCGACGGCGACCAGGCTGGCCGCAAGGCCGCCTGGCGCGCCCTGGAGGCGGCGCTGCCGAACCTGCAGGACGGGCGCAAGGCACGGTTTCTGTTCCTGCCGGAAGGCGAGGACCCGGACACCCTGGTGCGCAGCGAAGGCACCGACGCGTTCCGCGCCCGCATCAACCAGCACGCACAGCCGCTGGCGGAATACTTTTTTCAGCAGTTGAGCGATGAAGCCGACCCGCGCTCGCTCGAAGGCAAGGCGCACATGGCCACGCTGGCCGCGCCGTTGATCGAAAAGGTCCCGGGGGCCAACCTCAAGGCGCTAATGCGTCGCCGCTTGAGCGAAATCACCGGGCTCAGTGGCGAGGCCATGAGCACCCTGGTGCACAACGCCCCCAGCGAGGCACCGCCGGCGTACGACCCGCTGGTCGACTACGACGCCGTGCCCGACTACAGCCCGGACTACGCCGCGCACGACTGGCAACCCCAGCAGGAGTGGCAACCGCAACAGCCGGCCTGGCAGCCGAACCAGGCCGGCGGTCAGAAAAAGAAATGGGAAGGCAAGCCGTGGGACAAGAAAGGCAAGCGTGATTTCGAACCGCGCCCGCCACCGCGCACGCCTGCTACCGTGGAGCCGCCCACCCTGAGCGCGCTGCGCACCCTGCTGCACCATCCGCAACTGGCAGAAAAAGTTGAAGACGCCAGCCATTTTGCCGATGAACAACATGTGTATGCGCAATTGCTGGTGGCGTTGCTCGAAGCACTGCAGAAGAACCCCAAGCTGCGCTCGCTGCAATTGATCGCGCGCTGGCATGGAACCGACCAAGGGCGCCTTTTGCGCGCTTTGGCCGAGAAAGAATGGTTGATAGATGCCGATAACCTTGAACAACAGTTTTTCGACACTATAACTAGCTTGTCCGCTCGCCAACGCGAGCGCAGTCTCGAACATCTGCTGAGGAAAGCCCGTCAAAGCGAATTGAGCGCAGAAGAGAAAAACCAGCTGCGTGACCTACTAAGCCGCAATGTTCTTGCACAAACCCCGACCTCAACTGGCGCGTGA
- the rpsU gene encoding 30S ribosomal protein S21, whose protein sequence is MPAVKVKENEPFDVALRRFKRSCEKAGVLAEVRSREFYEKPTSERKRKAAAAVKRHAKKVQREQRRAVRLY, encoded by the coding sequence ATGCCAGCCGTCAAAGTTAAAGAGAACGAACCCTTCGACGTAGCTCTGCGTCGTTTCAAGCGCTCCTGCGAAAAAGCCGGTGTACTGGCTGAAGTTCGTAGCCGCGAATTTTACGAAAAACCGACTTCCGAGCGTAAGCGCAAGGCAGCAGCTGCTGTCAAACGTCACGCCAAGAAAGTACAGCGCGAACAGCGCCGCGCCGTCCGTCTGTACTAA
- a CDS encoding SpoVR family protein yields the protein MTAREQKRQPLSTGSEWTFELIQAYDREIARIAERYALDTYPNQIEVITAEQMMDAYASVGMPLGYHHWSYGKHFLSTEKSYSRGQMGLAYEIVINSDPCIAYLMEENTICMQALVVAHACYGHNSFFKGNYLFRTWTDASSIIDYLVFAKQYIMQCEERHGIDAVEDLLDSCHALMNYGVDRYKRPYPISAEEERRRQKDREEHMQRQINDLWRTIPKSADKYSEKDNARFPSEPQENILYFIEKHAPLLEPWQREVVRIVRKIAQYFYPQRQTQVMNEGWATFWHYTLMNDLYDEGLVTDGFMMEFLQSHTSVVYQPGFDSPYYSGINPYALGFAMYRDIRRMCEAPTEEDRKWFPDIAGSDWLSTVKFAMSSFKDESFILQYLSPKVIRDLKLFSILDDDQREDLTVPAIHDEPGYRIIRETLAAQYNLGNREPNVQIWSIDRRGDRSLTLRHQQHDRKPLGESTEEVLKHLHRLWGFDIHLETLQGEQVMKTHHVPPRNEHGDGDYGRLDLAVVHL from the coding sequence ATGACCGCTAGAGAGCAGAAGCGCCAACCGTTATCCACCGGCTCGGAATGGACGTTCGAGCTGATCCAGGCCTACGACCGAGAAATCGCTCGTATCGCCGAGCGCTATGCGCTGGACACCTACCCCAACCAGATCGAAGTCATCACCGCCGAACAGATGATGGACGCCTATGCCTCGGTGGGCATGCCGTTGGGCTATCACCACTGGTCCTACGGCAAGCACTTCCTCAGCACGGAAAAGTCCTACAGCCGCGGCCAGATGGGCCTGGCCTACGAGATCGTGATCAACTCCGACCCCTGCATCGCCTACCTGATGGAAGAAAACACCATCTGCATGCAGGCGCTGGTGGTGGCTCATGCCTGCTATGGGCACAACAGCTTCTTCAAGGGCAACTATCTGTTCCGCACCTGGACCGACGCCAGCTCGATCATCGACTACCTGGTGTTTGCCAAGCAATACATCATGCAGTGCGAGGAGCGCCACGGCATCGATGCAGTGGAAGACCTGCTCGACTCCTGCCACGCCCTGATGAACTACGGCGTGGACCGCTACAAACGACCTTACCCCATCTCCGCCGAAGAAGAGCGGCGCCGGCAGAAGGACCGCGAAGAGCACATGCAGCGCCAGATCAACGATCTGTGGCGCACCATCCCGAAAAGCGCCGACAAGTACAGCGAGAAGGACAACGCCCGCTTCCCTTCCGAGCCTCAGGAAAACATCCTCTACTTCATCGAGAAGCACGCGCCGCTGCTTGAGCCGTGGCAACGCGAAGTGGTGCGTATCGTGCGCAAGATTGCGCAGTACTTCTATCCGCAGCGCCAGACCCAGGTCATGAACGAAGGCTGGGCGACCTTCTGGCACTACACCTTGATGAACGATTTGTATGACGAGGGGCTGGTTACCGACGGCTTCATGATGGAATTTCTGCAGTCGCACACCAGCGTGGTCTACCAGCCGGGCTTCGACAGCCCCTACTACAGCGGTATCAACCCCTATGCGCTGGGCTTTGCCATGTACCGTGACATTCGCCGCATGTGCGAAGCCCCCACCGAAGAGGACCGCAAGTGGTTCCCGGACATCGCCGGCAGCGATTGGCTGTCGACCGTCAAGTTCGCCATGAGCAGCTTCAAGGACGAGAGCTTCATCCTGCAGTATCTGTCGCCCAAGGTGATTCGCGACCTCAAGCTGTTCAGCATTCTCGACGACGACCAGCGTGAAGACCTCACCGTACCCGCCATCCACGACGAACCGGGCTACCGGATCATCCGCGAGACGCTGGCGGCGCAGTACAACCTGGGCAACCGCGAGCCCAATGTGCAGATCTGGAGCATCGACCGCCGCGGCGATCGTTCGCTGACCCTGCGCCACCAGCAGCACGACCGCAAGCCACTGGGCGAGTCCACCGAGGAAGTGCTCAAGCACCTGCATCGGTTGTGGGGGTTCGACATTCACCTGGAGACTCTGCAGGGCGAGCAGGTGATGAAGACCCACCACGTGCCGCCCCGCAACGAGCATGGTGACGGTGATTACGGCCGTCTCGATCTGGCGGTGGTCCACCTCTGA
- the folB gene encoding dihydroneopterin aldolase: MDTVFIEGLQVDTVIGAYDWERGIVQCLRLDLHFAWDNRPAAAGDDLALALDYAKVSARVEAFARASKFELVETFAERLAAVLMSEFGIPWLRLKLTKPGAVPAATGVGVEIERGCR; this comes from the coding sequence TTGGATACCGTCTTTATTGAAGGCCTGCAGGTCGATACCGTGATCGGCGCCTATGACTGGGAGCGGGGCATCGTTCAGTGCCTGCGCCTGGACCTGCATTTCGCCTGGGACAACCGCCCGGCTGCGGCCGGCGACGACCTCGCGTTGGCGCTTGACTACGCCAAAGTGTCGGCACGCGTCGAGGCGTTCGCCCGGGCTTCGAAATTCGAACTGGTGGAAACCTTCGCCGAGCGTCTGGCTGCGGTGCTGATGAGCGAGTTCGGCATTCCCTGGTTGCGCCTGAAGCTGACCAAGCCCGGCGCCGTTCCGGCCGCTACGGGTGTTGGCGTGGAGATCGAGCGCGGATGTCGCTGA
- a CDS encoding YeaH/YhbH family protein, with protein sequence MSYVIDRRLNGKNKSTVNRQRFLRRYRDHIKKAVEEAVSRRSITDMEHGEQISIPGRDIDEPVLHHGRGGKQTVVHPGNKEFTAGEHIARPQGGGGGGKGPGKAGNSGEGMDEFVFQITQEEFLEFMFDDLELPNLVKRNLTGTDTFKTVRAGISNEGNPSRINIVRTLRSAHARRIALSGSSRARLKEAKLELERLKREEPDNFGDIQLVEAEIEKLSARIHRVPFLDTFDLKYNLLVKHPNPSSKAVMFCLMDVSGSMTQATKDIAKRFFILLYLFLKRNYDKIEVVFIRHHTSAREVDEEEFFYSRETGGTIVSSALKLMQEIMAARYPTSEWNIYAAQASDGDNWNDDSPICREILVKQIMPFVQYYTYVEITPREHQALWFEYERIGESFADTFAQQQLVSAGDIYPVFRELFQRRLVS encoded by the coding sequence ATGAGTTACGTGATTGACCGACGCCTGAATGGCAAGAACAAGAGCACGGTAAACCGTCAGCGCTTTCTGCGACGTTACCGCGACCACATCAAGAAAGCCGTCGAGGAGGCGGTCAGCCGCCGCTCCATCACCGACATGGAGCATGGCGAGCAGATCAGCATCCCCGGCCGCGACATCGACGAACCGGTGCTGCACCACGGGCGCGGCGGAAAGCAGACCGTCGTGCACCCCGGCAACAAGGAATTCACCGCAGGCGAACACATCGCCCGGCCGCAAGGTGGCGGCGGGGGTGGGAAGGGGCCGGGCAAAGCCGGCAATTCCGGCGAGGGCATGGATGAGTTCGTGTTCCAGATCACCCAGGAGGAGTTCCTCGAGTTCATGTTCGACGACCTCGAGCTGCCAAACCTGGTCAAGCGTAACCTGACCGGCACCGACACCTTCAAGACCGTGCGCGCCGGCATCAGCAACGAAGGCAACCCTTCGCGCATCAACATCGTGAGGACCTTGCGTTCGGCCCATGCCCGACGTATCGCCCTGTCCGGCAGCAGCCGTGCCCGGCTCAAGGAAGCCAAGCTGGAGCTGGAGCGGCTCAAACGTGAAGAGCCGGACAACTTCGGTGACATCCAGCTGGTAGAGGCCGAGATCGAAAAACTCAGTGCGCGCATCCACCGTGTGCCCTTCCTCGACACCTTCGACCTCAAGTACAACCTGCTGGTCAAGCATCCCAACCCCAGCTCCAAGGCGGTGATGTTCTGCCTGATGGACGTCTCCGGCTCCATGACCCAGGCCACCAAGGACATCGCCAAGCGCTTCTTCATCCTGCTGTACCTGTTTCTCAAGCGTAACTACGACAAGATCGAAGTAGTGTTCATCCGCCATCACACCAGTGCCCGTGAAGTGGACGAGGAGGAGTTCTTTTATTCGCGCGAAACCGGCGGCACCATCGTCTCCAGCGCGCTGAAGCTGATGCAGGAAATCATGGCCGCACGCTACCCCACCAGCGAGTGGAACATCTACGCGGCCCAGGCTTCCGATGGCGACAACTGGAACGACGATTCGCCGATCTGCCGCGAGATCCTGGTCAAGCAGATCATGCCGTTCGTGCAGTACTACACTTACGTGGAAATCACCCCACGCGAGCATCAGGCTCTATGGTTCGAATACGAGCGTATCGGTGAATCCTTCGCCGACACCTTCGCCCAGCAGCAACTGGTATCGGCCGGGGATATCTACCCGGTCTTCCGTGAACTCTTCCAGCGCAGGTTAGTGTCATGA
- the plsY gene encoding glycerol-3-phosphate 1-O-acyltransferase PlsY gives MFWLLALLAYLLGSVSFAIVLSRLTGLPDPRLSGSGNAGATNMLRLAGKKLAILTLLGDLCKGLLPVLIARWLDLGLQDQAWVGLCAVIGHLYPLYFRFKGGKGVATAAGMLLALYPPAALLAALAWGLTFYLTRTSSLAALIATPLTLPLLAWREPEALLPICVLTGLIVWRHRGNLRDLLAGRERHF, from the coding sequence ATGTTTTGGTTGCTGGCGTTACTCGCCTACCTGCTCGGCTCGGTGTCCTTCGCCATCGTCCTGAGCCGCCTGACCGGCCTCCCCGACCCACGCCTGAGCGGCTCGGGCAACGCCGGCGCGACCAATATGCTGCGCCTGGCCGGTAAAAAGCTTGCCATCCTCACCTTGCTCGGCGATCTGTGCAAGGGCCTGCTGCCGGTGCTGATCGCCCGCTGGCTGGACCTCGGCCTGCAGGATCAGGCCTGGGTGGGCCTGTGTGCGGTGATCGGCCACCTCTACCCGCTGTACTTCCGGTTCAAAGGTGGCAAAGGCGTGGCGACCGCGGCTGGCATGCTGCTGGCCCTTTACCCGCCCGCCGCCCTGCTGGCAGCGCTGGCCTGGGGGCTGACCTTCTACCTGACCCGCACCAGCTCCCTCGCGGCGTTGATTGCCACGCCGCTGACCCTGCCCCTGCTGGCCTGGCGTGAACCCGAGGCCTTGCTGCCGATCTGCGTGCTCACCGGCCTGATCGTCTGGCGCCATCGCGGCAACCTGCGTGACCTGTTGGCCGGCCGCGAGCGGCATTTCTAG